One genomic segment of Bradyrhizobium prioriisuperbiae includes these proteins:
- a CDS encoding c-type cytochrome, translating to MKDPARRLLVACVFVLAGARVAQSADLAKGEVLFQKCHACHATKQEGTTLGPSLAGLFGRAAGSQEQFRFSPAMRRSHLVWDDATLDRFLAEPQMLVPGNRMPFAGMPEKNDRDDLIAYLRKATTEQ from the coding sequence GTGAAGGATCCGGCGCGTCGATTGCTCGTTGCATGCGTGTTTGTCCTCGCCGGCGCGCGCGTCGCCCAATCCGCCGATTTGGCAAAGGGCGAAGTCCTGTTCCAGAAGTGTCATGCCTGTCACGCCACCAAACAGGAGGGGACAACGCTTGGACCGTCGCTCGCGGGACTCTTCGGCCGCGCGGCAGGGAGCCAGGAGCAGTTTCGTTTCTCGCCTGCCATGCGCCGCAGTCATCTGGTCTGGGATGATGCAACACTGGATCGGTTCCTGGCTGAACCTCAGATGCTTGTGCCCGGCAACCGCATGCCATTTGCAGGTATGCCCGAGAAGAACGACCGCGACGATCTGATCGCCTACCTGCGCAAGGCAACAACCGAACAGTGA